Below is a genomic region from Triticum dicoccoides isolate Atlit2015 ecotype Zavitan chromosome 5A, WEW_v2.0, whole genome shotgun sequence.
AAAAAAAAAAAGATGACTCATGGACAGGAAAAACAAATAGACCATACTGCATTTTTTTTGAGGGGTTATAGACCATATTGCATGGGCTAGGCAAAAATGCTGCTGGGTAGGGCTAGCTTGGGCCTCAAACCCAAACATACATACCCTCGCCActtgggccttggctctcttccctCGCTAGCAGTACATCTTTTTCTCCAAGTCAGGAGGAGGTCCGTGCGGTGCGGGAGAGCGGCACGGCGGCGGAGAAACCTCGGCGACCCGACGACGGCGCAGGTAAGCTTCGCCCCGTTCGCATCTTCCCCCACCTGTGCTCCCTCCCGCCACCCCCACCCCATCCCGTCCCCCCTCCCTCTCCTCCGTGGCGCCTCCCTCGCCTCTCTCCTCTGACCCACCCTAGAACAGCAAGGCCTAAAATCCTAACCATTTCCCTCCCGTTATCGCAGGTTGGCTCCAGTTCGGCGTGGTGAATCTGCAGCGGCGGTCAGATCAAGGAAAGGTAACGGAAATACCATCCATGTGTTGTGATTTTCTGCGACCAGATCCGCCCCTGCTCCGGGCGCACGCACACAACCTGTTCGACGCATTGCTCGTTTCAGCATAAAGTCGTTTCACCACACGCTGCTCTTTTAGTCTGATGACTTGTTTGTTCCTTAGACGATGCCGTGATCGCCAACAAATTCAGTGCATCTTTGCGTAGCATATAGTAACCTACTCTGTTTCTTTGAAGCAAAATTTCACGCTTCATAGTTATTCAGGGAACTCGGTTTCTCCCAGATTAGGTGGTGCCACAATGTTTCCTCTCTTTCAAAGAAAATTCCGCAGTTCACGGTTGTTGGAGGAACTCTGTTGCTCCTGCGCTACACTAGCTAGTAAAACATCATCCATATGCTCTGCTCTGCTCTTTTCCCCAGATGTTCGGTTCAGATGATTCATTTCTCTCGCATTGCCTGTTTATTGTATTGCTCCTGTGGGCATTTGTTATGGACTTAGAGTACTGATTGTCAGTAGCCAGCCTTTGCTATTGCATAGAAACTCACACTTGTAAGTGATATGGCAGGATGGGTCGGAAAGCTGGGTTGTACATAAACCCAAAGAAGTTTGGCGGCATCGTTAAGCCTTGCATGATGGAGATGACGGCCTTCCTCAACTGCCTCGCCTTGAACAAGCAGATCGATGAAAAGTGCACGAGGCAGAAGGAGCTCTTGATCACCTGTACCCAGGCTCAGGTTATGATTCACTCTTCTAGTTCTCTGAATGTTCTTGCTTTCACTTGAAAGCATTAAGCCATCCATTCTAACGCTTTTCCTAATGTTACTTGTGGCTTGATTGCAGAAGGGGAGGCCGAAGAACGCGGCCAAGACCATCAATTACCATCTTCAGAGGCTCGGGCGCGACAAGTTCCACTAGTTTCGGTGGAACCGAGACCATCGTTATCCTTTCTATCTCTTATGTCCGGACAGCAATAATCTTCCAAGTAGCTTTGCTGAATGAGCAGTAGACTTTAGACAATGGTTTAGTTTGAATCAATTTTGGATGTCAGACTTGTAAGGCATCAGCATAATATCGATACCTTCTCCTCCTGATATGATACGCACTTTGCTGCTGCTTCCtttattgttttgtttttgagACAAGAGTGTGCACGAAACGGATTGATTGATTACATAACTTGGCTGGAGTATCAGGATCTCTACTAGCAAGGTACTATTGATTCGCCCAATTGCAATGATGGTgtttgcaagtcagaagagccgctGATCTACAGTACTTTCCACTGAAACTATTATTAGTTCGTGCTCAACACCGGAATGCCtgaattctcatcaatacaaacttcaaccagatacagcttgtcacatcttaAAACACAACACAAATTAGCCCAGGTCCAATATAACAATTGAACCATCGCAAGTACTACAACACATATTAGCAAGAAGATACAAGACACGCTGCTTTTCTCACACAACAGGCTGATCAGTTGTAGCTTTGGCTCCAGAATGGGTTGCTGTTCTTCTTCTCATCATAGAAAGGGTTGGTGAAATGCTCACTGTCAAGGCTCTCCTGGACTTTCTTCCCCTTGGCATCTGAGAAGGCCCTGGGGTTGAAGTTGTCCTCATCAAAAGCAGCCGCCCAGCCCTCGTCACCGCCGGCGATGTCCTCCTCCCCCCTCTGCTTCTCCATCTCCTCGACGTGCCCCTTGAACTCCTTTTGCGCGGCGTCGATCACGCCTTCCCCGTTCTGGTCACACCATGCCCTGCAAAAACCAGTAATGCCAATAAGAATCGCGAAAAAATGTTCAATCTGAATGGGGAATGGTTGCTTGATTGTTGAGGAATGATGAGGAATGCTTGTTTGAGTGTTTTTATGTACTTTGGGAAGAATGTCTTGAGGTCAGACTTGTCTAGTGGGAGCTTTGTTGAGATGGCCTCAATCTGTTGATCCCTGCGCAAAGCCAAGAACACTCGTTTTAGCACATCAAACCAGTGTTGCAATTAGAACAAGAAGAGTTTTCGAGATTTACGAGAAGTTGAGGTTCCGATTCGTCGATGATAGCTCGGCCTGAATCCTTGAGAGCTCCTTCTTTGTCTCCTCCACCAAAACCTTCAGTACAAGGTTCAAATACAGAGGCTCAAAATTCAATTTTGTACTGGCAATCACAAATGATGTTGATTTGCTCAATGGCAATGCTGTTGTCTGCATATTGCTATACACAAATTCAGAATGGCCAAGGATTTGCAGTACCTTATCATTCGCCAAATCGGAAGAAGAGACAtcgccggcggcagcagctgcagcagcatgAAGCTTCTTCTTGGCCCTCTTGGCATCCGGGGCGGGGCTCGCCTCAAGGCGGCACTCACTGTATGAAGATCGCGGCGGGGCGGAGTCGCCGCCGGCAGGGGCATCCTCATTGCCACCGGCGCCTGACTTCTTCCACTTCTTGAGCCCATTGAACCCCCAAGAGCTCTTCTTCTTGCCTTTCTCATCGGCGgatccctccaccgccgccgcaggcTCCTTGTTCTCGCCGCAGCCGCTGCCGTGGAACATGGCCGTCAGGTGCCTCCTCTTCCCCTTGTCGGCCTTCCCGGCGGGCGTCGCCTCTGACGGCGGGATCTCGGCCATGAGGACTGAAGCGTGGTTGTTCTGGTCCACCTGGGCCAGCGGCGGCCGCTCCTGCTCCTTCTTGCCTCGGCTCTTCCATGGCGAGATGAAGGCCTTGTGCTTGGGCTTCTCGGCGGAGGGCGACGGCGGTGGGTCCTGGAGGTCGATCTCCGACCACTCTTCCGCGGAGGACCTGGTCGCCGGCACGCCGCCGGCATCGTCCGCGTCGGGGCAGTCGACGACGACGCCGAGCGCGGCGAGGCGCTGCACGAGGGACCTCTTGGCGGCGTTGTACTCGGCCGGCGAGACGCACTTGGCGCGGAGCAGCTCCTGCGCTCCCAAGAACGAACGGAGCAAAGATCAGTACAAATTTCTTAGCCAAGAATCGCGGCTCGATAATGGGAGCGGGGAAGCGAAGGATGACGGGGAGGGGGAGAGGCGGTGGGCACCTGGAGGAAGAGGAGCTTGTCGCGGAGGATGGGCGGGTGGTCGGCGGGGCCCTGCGGCGGCGCGGAGAGGGCGGCGAGGAGGGATGCGCGGAAGGCGTGGACGTCGGCGGCGGGGACGATGCCCTCGCGGTGGAGCGCGGAGAGGTGGAGGATGCGGTGGAAGGAGTCCTGCTGCCACTTGAGCGCGTCGGcgtggcggcgcgcggcggcctgGTCGGCGGTGAGGCGCTTGCCGGGGCGGCTGAAGATGGACTTGCAGACGGACGCGATGGTCTCCTGCAGGCCCGAGTAGTACGTGGGCGTGTACGTGTACCCCATCGCCGCGGCGCAGAGCGAAGGAGCTCGCTCGGTTGGTTGCTTGCCGCGCCGGCGAGCTGTGGTGTGGCGTCGGGGGCGTGAGCAGGGGAGCGTGCTCGCGAGGGAGAGAGATCGGAGGTGAAGAGGGAGAAGGAGGATGTGGTGAGGGAGGGAGGGGGGACGGGGGATTTTGTTTGGGCGTTGGCCGCATCCCCAACGGTTGGGGGGGACGGAGGAACTAGCCGTTGAGACGGATCGGCTGAATCTGGCTGCCTGTGGTGCCCACACACAAAGAGAAATGCTTTGAAATGCCTATTGACACTGATGTCATACTCTACTTGCCAAGTTTCTTGTGTTTACTAACTGGGATGTTAAGTGTTTTTTGTCAATCCGATGATATATGCCACTACTCGTTTTGTGTATGTAAAAAGCGGATTTGCTATTTCTCATGTGCTTGAAATTCTTTTTCGCGTCAGTCActtttctcctccttccttccctgtTGGCCGGACCTCGCCGGAAGAGTCAGCCCCACCCCACCATCTATCTTAGGGTGAAGTAATAGccgcattatctatcttaggggtgaggGGTGCATCGGATCGTCGGAGTTCTCCATTGGTGCAACGGGGCTTAGAGGGATGGACGGGCGGCGGCCAGCAATGACGGTGAggggaggtcgaggggagggcggggcggcgcgcaGTAGCGCTGGCCGGCCGATGNNNNNNNNNNNNNNNNNNNNNNNNNNNNNNNNNNNNNNNNNNNNNNNNNNNNNNNNNNNNNNNNNNNNNNNNNNNNNNNNNNNNNNNNNNNNNNNNNNNNNNNNNNNNNNNNNNNNNNNNNNNNNNNNNNNNNNNNNNNNNNNNNNNNNNNNNNNNNNNNNNNNNNNNNNNNNNNNNNNNNNNNNNNNNNNNNNNNNGGGGGGTTGAAGATGAGCAGTTCCAGATCTATTTTGAACGGTTGGATGAAGATCAGACGACTCACATAAGAAGTGACTGATGAATCATTTTTTCAGTTACCTGATAAATAGGCATTCACTGTAAAAAAGGTCATTGCAAAAAAGCTTACGGAAAATGCcactatgatgtctactacacaaccttctttttgtagacgttgttgggccttcaagtgcagaggtttgtaggacaatagcaaatttccttcaagtggatgacctaaggtttatcaatccgtgggaggtgtaggatgaagatggtctctctcaagcaaccctgcaaccaaataacaaagagtctcttgtgtcctcaacacacccaatacaatggtaaattg
It encodes:
- the LOC119302877 gene encoding uncharacterized protein LOC119302877 codes for the protein MGRKAGLYINPKKFGGIVKPCMMEMTAFLNCLALNKQIDEKCTRQKELLITCTQAQKGRPKNAAKTINYHLQRLGRDKFH
- the LOC119302875 gene encoding uncharacterized protein LOC119302875; amino-acid sequence: MGYTYTPTYYSGLQETIASVCKSIFSRPGKRLTADQAAARRHADALKWQQDSFHRILHLSALHREGIVPAADVHAFRASLLAALSAPPQGPADHPPILRDKLLFLQELLRAKCVSPAEYNAAKRSLVQRLAALGVVVDCPDADDAGGVPATRSSAEEWSEIDLQDPPPSPSAEKPKHKAFISPWKSRGKKEQERPPLAQVDQNNHASVLMAEIPPSEATPAGKADKGKRRHLTAMFHGSGCGENKEPAAAVEGSADEKGKKKSSWGFNGLKKWKKSGAGGNEDAPAGGDSAPPRSSYSECRLEASPAPDAKRAKKKLHAAAAAAAGDVSSSDLANDKVLVEETKKELSRIQAELSSTNRNLNFSDQQIEAISTKLPLDKSDLKTFFPKAWCDQNGEGVIDAAQKEFKGHVEEMEKQRGEEDIAGGDEGWAAAFDEDNFNPRAFSDAKGKKVQESLDSEHFTNPFYDEKKNSNPFWSQSYN